From a single Raphanus sativus cultivar WK10039 chromosome 3, ASM80110v3, whole genome shotgun sequence genomic region:
- the LOC130509245 gene encoding small RNA degrading nuclease 2-like yields the protein MEHIIATRETDELVELVIAAQEKGLSGEHGTWLEFLKFCDPTRDYFNDPRNRKAETLIQFLTSIIKTDDSRKLALLMNPSRPLVRRYSCKHPKETAEQRLVRKTLTHEEYPFDFLIPYNAKDWVLTGIIGSPIVDPLNDLAAEISYSFRSRMPYAKSIAITDMIALCCEKVLCQDNTEAAVRVAAVDRNLKVILDVLVKPNEPVINFRTSITGLDCFALHLSNATPLSDIQEKLLELFPTETIMVGHLLNKDLKALKMDHARVIDTSLLFKYDFSGCGIVVGKLPRPSLDHLCKSVLGYEMPKSPGRCVDEAVASMKLVLAILEHGADTSVPLPDDMLKN from the exons ATGGAGCACATAATAGCCACAAGGGAGACAGAC GAGTTGGTAGAGCTGGTGATAGCAGCTCAAGAGAAGGGTTTGTCAGGGGAGCACGGAACATGGCttgaatttctaaaattttgcGACCCGACAAGGGATTATTTTAACGATCCCCGTAACCGAAAAGCCGAGACCTTGATCCAATTCCTTACTTCAATCATCAAGACAGACGATTCGAGG AAATTGGCTTTGCTTATGAATCCCAGCCGTCCACTGGTTCGCCGCTACTCATGCAAACACCCGAAAGAGACAGCTGAGCAGAGACTAGTTAGAAAGACGCTTACACATGAGGAGTACCCATTCGACTTTTTGATCCCGTACAACGCCAAGGACTGGGTCCTTACGGGAATCATAGGGAGCCCCATTGTTGATCCTTTAAACGATCTCGCAGCAGAAATTTCCTACTCTTTCCGCTCAAGGATGCCTTATGCTAAAAGTATTGCCATAACCGACATGATTGCCCTTTGTTGCGAGAAGGTTCTCTGTCAAGACAACACTGAAGCTGCTGTAAGAGTTGCTGCCGTTGACCGCAATCTCAAg GTGATTCTTGATGTGCTTGTCAAACCAAATGAGCCAGTTATTAACTTCCGGACTAGTATTACCGGACTCGATTGTTTTGCTCTTCATCTATCAAACGCTACTCCTTTGTCGGATATACAG gAAAAATTGCTGGAATTGTTTCCTACGGAAACTATAATGGTCGGTCACCTTCTGAACAAGGATCTCAAAGCTTTAAAGATGGATCATGCAAGAGTTATCGATACCTCGCTATTGTTCAAGTATGATTTCTCTGGCTGTGGTATCGTCGTCGGAAAGCTTCCAAGGCCCTCTTTGGATCATCTGTGCAAGTCTGTTTTGGGATACGAAATGCCGAAATCTCCCGGAAGATGTGTTGATGAAGCTGTAGCTTCAATGAAACTCGTGCTTGCTATATTGGAGCACGGAGCAGACACCTCTGTTCCACTACCTGATGACATGTTGAAAAACTGA
- the LOC108847289 gene encoding indole-3-acetic acid-amido synthetase GH3.6-like, producing MPEAPKLSVLEVSDHTLEEKNRNKLQFIEEVTSNADAVQRRVLEEILSRNADVEYLERHGLQGRTDRETFKHVMPVVTYEDIQPDINRIANGDKSHILCSSPISEFLTSSGTSGGERKLMPTIEEELDRRSLLYSLLMPVMSQFVPGLDKGKGMYFLFIKSESKTPGGLPARPVLTSYYKSSHFKNRPYDPYTNYTSPNQTILCPDSYQSMYSQMLCGLCQHEEVLRVGAVFASGFIRAIKFLEKHWPELAHDIRTGTLNSEITDLSVREAVEEILKPDPKLADFIETECRKTSWQGIITRLWPNTKYVDVIVTGTMSQYIPTLDYYSNGLPLVCTMYASSECYFGVNLKPLCKPSEVSYTLIPTMAYFEFLPVHRNNGVTSSISLPKALTEKEQQELVDLVDVKLGQEYELVVTTYAGLYRYRVGDVLRVAGFKNNAPQFSFICRKNVALSIDSDKTDEVELQNAVKNAVTHLVPFDASLSEYTSYADTSSIPGHYVLFWELCLNGNMPVPPSVLEDCCLTIEESLNSVYRQGRVSDKSIGPLEIKIVESGTFDKLMDYAISLGASINQYKTPRCVKFAPIIELLNSRVVMTYFSPKCPKWIPGHKQWGSN from the exons ATGCCTGAGGCACCAAAGCTTTCAGTTTTGGAGGTTTCTGATCATACTCTCGAAGAGAAGAACCGAAACAAACTCCAATTCATTGAGGAAGTGACCTCAAACGCTGACGCTGTCCAGAGACGGGTTCTTGAGGAGATCCTTTCACGCAATGCTGACGTTGAGTACCTCGAACGACACGGGCTCCAAGGACGAACCGACCGCGAGACTTTCAAACACGTCATGCCTGTCGTAACCTACGAAGATATTCAGCCTGATATCAACAGAATCGCTAATGGAGACAAGTCCCATATCCTCTGTTCTAGCCCCATCTCTGAGTTCCTCACCAG TTCTGGAACATCTGGAGGAGAGAGGAAACTGATGCCAACAATCGAAGAGGAGCTAGATAGAAGATCGCTTCTCTACAGTCTCTTGATGCCTGTGATGAGCCAGTTTGTTCCTGGTCTTGACAAAGGCAAAGGAATGTACTTTCTGTTCATCAAATCCGAATCCAAGACACCGGGTGGTCTCCCTGCTCGCCCTGTCTTAACCAGTTACTACAAATCTTCCCACTTCAAAAACAGACCCTATGACCCTTACACCAACTACACAAGCCCAAACCAAACCATCCTTTGCCCTGACTCTTACCAGAGTATGTACTCTCAGATGCTCTGTGGTTTATGCCAGCACGAAGAGGTACTTCGTGTTGGCGCTGTCTTCGCCTCTGGTTTCATCAGAGCTATCAAGTTTCTCGAGAAACACTGGCCTGAGCTAGCTCATGATATTAGAACCGGTACCCTCAACTCCGAGATAACCGATCTTTCGGTACGCGAGGCGGTCGAGGAGATTCTTAAACCGGATCCAAAGCTTGCGGATTTCATCGAAACCGAATGCAGGAAGACATCTTGGCAAGGGATCATCACTAGGCTTTGGCCCAACACTAAGTATGTGGATGTGATTGTGACTGGTACAATGTCACAATACATTCCGACTTTGGATTATTACAGCAATGGTTTGCCTCTTGTTTGCACGATGTACGCTTCTTCCGAGTGTTATTTTGGTGTAAATCTCAAGCCGCTTTGCAAACCAAGCGAGGTCTCTTACACTCTCATACCAACCATGGCCTATTTCGAGTTCTTGCCGGTTCATAGGAACAATGGAGTCACTAGTTCTATCAGTCTTCCAAAGGCACTCACTGAGAAAGAACAGCAAGAGCTTGTTGATCTCGTTGATGTCAAGCTTGGTCAGGAGTATGAGCTTGTCGTCACCACCTATGCcg GATTGTATAGATACAGAGTTGGTGATGTCCTAAGAGTGGCTGGTTTCAAGAACAATGCACCTCAATTCAGCTTCATATGCCGCAAGAACGTGGCTCTAAGCATTGATTCAGACAAAACCGACGAGGTCGAGCTTCAAAACGCAGTTAAAAACGCGGTAACACACCTTGTTCCGTTCGATGCCTCACTCTCCGAGTACACTAGCTATGCAGACACATCATCTATCCCAGGCCACTATGTCTTGTTCTGGGAGCTTTGCTTGAACGGTAACATGCCGGTTCCTCCCTCGGTCTTGGAGGATTGTTGTTTAACCATAGAGGAATCACTTAACAGTGTGTATAGACAAGGGAGGGTCAGTGACAAGTCCATTGGACCGTTGGAGATCAAGATAGTCGAGTCAGGGACCTTTGATAAGCTCATGGATTATGCGATAAGTCTAGGGGCATCGATCAATCAGTACAAGACACCTAGGTGTGTGAAGTTTGCACCGATCATCGAGCTTTTAAACTCTAGGGTTGTTATGACTTACTTCAGCCCCAAGTGTCCAAAATGGATCCCTGGTCACAAGCAATGGGGAAGTAACTAG
- the LOC130510098 gene encoding uncharacterized protein LOC130510098, giving the protein MWHGAMIMHEEVTHRIGIMLFDKVLESNQRLRFIPFNFYFFSPYLSFLHDRSETSSSSVSSLISLITPISLQAYCFSHHSYLFARLSHLSHISPIASSLRLPSLPSHRTPTTTTAVALPPPPRSPSHHRHIGEESRILVAAVGKVHGGLRTAARRRQTHDCWKRGKGCKAVEEAAAAVLVF; this is encoded by the exons ATGTGGCATGGTGCAATGATAATGCATGAAGAAGTGACGCATCGCATTGGAATCATGCTTTTTGATAAAGTTTTAGAATCAAATCAAA GGTTGAGATTTattccttttaatttttattttttctcccCCTATCTCTCTTTTCTCCACGACAGATCTgaaacttcatcttcttcagtcTCATCTCTCATATCTCTCATCACTCCCATCTCTCTCCAAGCTTACTGTTTCTCTCATCACTCCTATCTCTTTGCACGcctctctcatctctcccaTATTTCTCCCATCGCATCTTCTCTTCGTCTCCCATCACTCCCATCGCATCGCACCCCCACAACCACCACCGCGGTCGCCCTCCCACCACCGCCACGTTCGCCCTCCCACCACCGCCAC ATAGGTGAGGAGTCAAGGATCTTGGTGGCTGCAGTAGGCAAGGTTCATGGCGGCTTGAGGACGGCGGCCAGGAGGAGGCAAACTCATGACTGTTGGAAGAGGGGCAAGGGCTGCAAGGCCGTAGAGGAGGCGGCGGCTGCAGTCTTAGTTTtttag
- the LOC108848033 gene encoding uncharacterized protein LOC108848033 yields the protein MDLLRNSYANDSDEEPEPVTDNRLKSITAAPSLPFKRPYPEPEDRHYKPARKPNPPYGSSHPDPQTSSSTTPVPITVPGRYVSKRERSLLASLSTVPIQNQSSDSIQKPSVSSPTVLGSISDSQVPRHVLSKGSSFRTGMPGRMSVSLTGHTKAVTSIDWSTSHVHLLASAGLDGAVYVWNVWSSGEKKVRSFLHHSAPVKDVKWSKQGLSLLSCGYDCTSRLFDVERGVETQAFKEDQVVGVVKFHPDNANLFLSGGLKGSLRLWDIRSNEVAHEYVVKDLGPVLDVEFMSCGKRFISSSDVSGRNISENAVMVWDVSREVPLSNQVYAEAYTCPCVKHHPRDSVFVAQSHGNYAAIFSANPPFKLNKYKRYEGHWVAGFPIKCNFSPDGETLVSGSSDGYVYMYGYKSTELIKKLKAYEHPCVDVEYHPVLPNVIASCSWDGQVSVFE from the exons ATGGATCTCTTACGCAACTCCTACGCCAACGACTCCGACGAAGAACCCGAACCGGTGACCGATAACCGGTTAAAATCTATAACCGCCGCACCGTCTCTTCCTTTTAAACGCCCATATCCTGAACCGGAGGACCGACACTACAAACCAGCTCGTAAACCGAATCCTCCGTACGGTTCCTCTCATCCCGATCCTCAAACCAGCTCTTCAACTACCCCAGTTCCGATCACAGTCCCTGGTCGTTACGTTtccaagagagagagatcgcTTCTAGCCTCTCTTTCAACTGTTCCGATTCAAAATCAAAGCTCCGATTCGATTCAGAAACCTTCCGTTAGCTCTCCTACTG TTCTCGGGAGCATCTCTGATTCACAAGTGCCTCGTCATGTTCTGTCAAAAGGATCCTCTTTTCGAACCGGAATGCCCGGTAGGATGTCGGTTTCGTTAACCGGTCATACAAAGGCTGTAACTTCCATTGATTGGTCAACAAGTCATG TTCACCTTCTTGCTTCAGCGGGGCTAGATGGTGCTGTCTACGTGTGGAATGTATGGAGCAGCGGTGAGAAGAAAGTACGTTCCTTTCTCCATCATAGTGCCCCGGTCAAAGACGTGAAGTGGTCCAAGCAAGGGCTGTCTCTGCTCTCTTGTGGATACGACTGCACGTCCAGGCTGTTTGATGTTGAGAGAGGGGTGGAGACGCAAGCCTTCAAGGAGGATCAGGTTGTTGGAGTTGTGAAGTTCCATCCAGACAATGCCAACCTGTTTCTCTCGGGAGGGCTCAAGGGAAGTCTTAGATTATGGGACATCAGGAGCAACGAAGTCGCGCATGAGTACGTCGTCAAGGATCTTGGCCCGGTTCTCGATGTTGAGTTTATGTCCTGTGGGAAGCGGTTCATCTCTTCGAGCGATGTTTCGGGCAGGAACATAAGCGAGAACGCTGTTATGGTTTGGGATGTTTCGAGGGAGGTCCCTCTATCTAACCAGGTCTATGCAGAAGCATACACATGCCCTTGCGTCAAACACCACCCTCGAGACTCGGTCTTCGTCGCGCAATCGCACGGGAACTACGCGGCGATCTTCTCAGCAAACCCGCCTTTCAAGCTCAACAAGTACAAGAGGTACGAAGGTCACTGGGTCGCTGGTTTCCCTATCAAATGCAACTTCAGCCCTGACGGAGAAACCTTAGTCTCTGGCTCATCTGATGGTTACGTATACATGTATGGATACAAATCCACTGAGCTCATTAAGAAGCTCAAGGCTTATGAACATCCCTGCGTGGATGTTGAGTACCACCCTGTATTGCCTAACGTGATTGCGTCTTGTAGCTGGGACGGACAGGTCTCTGTTTTTGAGTAA